One segment of Panicum virgatum strain AP13 chromosome 1K, P.virgatum_v5, whole genome shotgun sequence DNA contains the following:
- the LOC120697129 gene encoding expansin-A23-like translates to MAAAARAFAVALLALGWALAVAADNVTTSSSSSSPAPAPPPAVWQRGHATFYGGADASGTMGGACGYGNLYSQGYGSRTAALSTVLFQDGASCGQCYKIACDRKADPTWCRPGVTVTVTATNFCPPNWELPDGGWCNAARPHFDMAQPAWEKIGADTRAGIIPVVYQRVPCARRGGVRFTINGHDYFNLVLVTNVAAAGSIRSMDVRSSDDGEWQPMARNWGANWHSLAYLNGKRLSFRVTITDGQTLEFTNVVPPGWTFGVTFASNLQFK, encoded by the exons ATGGCAGCAGCAGCTAGAGCCTTCGCAGTCGCGCTGCTCGCACTCGGCTGGGCGCTGGCAGTCGCCGCGGACAACGTCACGACCAGCAGCTCGTCGtcgtctccggcgccggcgccgccgccggccgtgtgGCAGAGGGGGCACGCCACGTTCTACGGCGGAGCGGATGCCTCCGGGACCATGG GTGGCGCGTGCGGGTACGGCAACCTCTACTCGCAGGGCTACGGgtcgcgcacggcggcgctgagCACGGTGCTCTTCCAGGACGGCGCCTCCTGCGGGCAGTGCTACAAGATCGCGTGCGACCGCAAGGCGGACCCGACGTGGTGCCGGCCGGGCGTGACGGTGACCGTCACCGCCACCAACTTCTGCCCGCCCAACTGGGAGCTCCCCGACGGCGGGTGGTGCAACGCGGCGCGGCCGCACTTCGACATGGCGCAGCCGGCGTGGGAGAAGATCGGCGCCGACACCCGCGCCGGCATCATCCCCGTCGTCTACCAGCGGGTGCCCTGCGCGAGGAGGGGCGGGGTCAGGTTCACCATCAACGGCCACGACTACTTCAACCTGGTGCTCGTCACCAacgtcgcggcggcgggctccatCAGGTCCATGGACGTCAGGAGCTCCGACGACGGCGAGTGGCAGCCGATGGCGCGGAACTGGGGCGCCAACTGGCACTCCCTGGCGTACCTCAACGGGAAGAGGCTCTCGTTCAGGGTGACCATCACGGATGGGCAAACCCTCGAGTTCACCAACGTGGTGCCGCCTGGGTGGACGTTCGGCGTCACATTTGCAAGCAACTTGCAGTTCAAATGA